Proteins encoded by one window of Sorangium aterium:
- a CDS encoding phytanoyl-CoA dioxygenase family protein, whose product MQTGPHAMVELSHQQIERFIADGFVRIDAAFPRALADEGRAILWRDTGMDPQDPKTWTKPVVRLGMYGQRPFADAANTPVLHSAFDQLVGRGRWQPQKALGTWPVRFPSPDDPGDAGWHVDVSFGTENPDFMSWRVNVASRGRALLMLFLFSDVGESDAPTRIRAGSHLDIARQLAPAGEPGLTLRELAANGFAETAHRPQVLATGESGTVYLCHPFLVHSAQPHRGTRPRFMAQPPLLPTEPLRLDREDGESSPVEQAIRAALRRDP is encoded by the coding sequence ATGCAGACTGGCCCGCACGCCATGGTCGAGCTGAGCCATCAACAGATCGAGCGCTTCATCGCCGATGGATTCGTCCGGATCGACGCGGCGTTCCCGCGGGCCCTCGCCGACGAGGGCCGCGCCATCCTGTGGCGTGACACCGGGATGGATCCGCAGGATCCGAAGACCTGGACGAAGCCGGTCGTTCGACTCGGGATGTACGGCCAGCGACCGTTCGCTGACGCCGCGAACACGCCAGTGCTTCACTCCGCGTTCGATCAGCTTGTCGGCCGCGGGCGCTGGCAACCGCAGAAAGCGCTCGGCACCTGGCCCGTTCGCTTTCCGTCGCCCGATGATCCGGGAGATGCGGGCTGGCACGTCGACGTGAGCTTCGGCACCGAGAACCCCGACTTCATGTCGTGGCGCGTGAACGTCGCGTCGCGCGGCCGCGCGCTGCTCATGCTGTTCCTCTTCTCGGATGTCGGCGAATCCGACGCGCCGACGCGCATCCGGGCGGGGTCCCACCTGGACATCGCGAGGCAGCTCGCGCCGGCGGGCGAGCCGGGGCTGACGTTGCGTGAGCTGGCCGCGAACGGCTTCGCCGAGACGGCCCACCGACCGCAGGTGCTCGCGACCGGCGAGTCGGGAACGGTCTACCTGTGCCACCCGTTCCTGGTCCACTCAGCGCAGCCGCACCGCGGCACGCGCCCACGCTTCATGGCCCAGCCGCCCCTGCTCCCGACCGAACCGCTGCGGCTCGATCGCGAAGACGGCGAGAGCTCTCCGGTCGAGCAAGCCATCCGCGCGGCGCTGCGCCGGGATCCGTGA
- a CDS encoding sugar ABC transporter ATP-binding protein, whose protein sequence is MGGERAPLLEVTGLAKAFGPNPVLRDVSLRVAPASIHALLGENGAGKSTLARVLLGMERADAGAILLGGARYAPASAEEARRAGVVLVPQERTLCAHLTVVDNVVLGIEPLARARLGIRDRSRARAVARAAIALVTADPGRVPLDARAGELGVADQQLVEIARALAQGGLREDGRLAARLLVLDEPTSSLGRSDAVRLFERVRALRDAGLAVLLVTHFLSDVRAHADRYTALRDGRVAGEGDPRETEPAQIVREMLGRALNDTRASADTRASAETRAGAVSEAARPDGGEVVLEAEGVSGVKRPKRASLTLRRGEILGIAGLVGSGRTELLRILAGLDPRRGGTVALRAPRGIGLLSEDRGGEGLMLGRSLAENVWLSPRAPRFARPRSLLTEGARWIERLAIRAGGPEQRVGELSGGNQQKVQIARLLREDVDVLLVDEPTRGIDVASKAQVLALLRELARAGKAIVLVSSQLDELVTTCDRIAVLRRGTLDPPRPASSWTEASLLLEASS, encoded by the coding sequence GTGGGCGGAGAGCGCGCGCCCCTCCTCGAGGTGACGGGCCTCGCGAAGGCGTTCGGCCCGAACCCGGTGCTGCGCGACGTCTCGCTGCGGGTGGCGCCCGCGAGCATCCACGCGCTGCTCGGAGAGAACGGCGCGGGCAAGAGCACGCTGGCGCGCGTCCTGCTCGGCATGGAGCGCGCGGACGCGGGCGCGATCCTGCTCGGGGGGGCACGGTACGCGCCGGCGTCGGCCGAGGAGGCGCGCCGCGCGGGCGTCGTCCTGGTCCCGCAGGAGCGGACGCTCTGCGCCCACCTCACGGTCGTCGACAACGTGGTGCTCGGGATCGAGCCGCTCGCGCGCGCGCGGCTCGGGATCCGGGACCGCTCGCGCGCGCGCGCCGTGGCGCGGGCGGCGATCGCGCTCGTCACCGCCGATCCGGGCCGCGTGCCGCTCGACGCGCGGGCAGGGGAGCTCGGCGTCGCCGATCAGCAGCTCGTCGAGATCGCGCGGGCGCTCGCGCAGGGCGGCCTCCGCGAGGACGGGCGGCTCGCGGCGCGGCTCCTCGTCCTCGATGAGCCGACCTCGAGCCTCGGTCGGTCGGACGCCGTGCGCCTGTTCGAGCGCGTCCGCGCCCTGCGAGACGCCGGCCTCGCGGTGCTGCTCGTGACCCACTTCCTGTCGGACGTGCGCGCGCACGCCGATCGCTACACGGCGCTCCGCGACGGCCGCGTCGCGGGGGAGGGCGATCCGCGCGAGACCGAGCCGGCCCAGATCGTCCGCGAGATGCTGGGCCGCGCGCTTAACGACACGCGCGCGAGCGCCGACACGCGCGCGAGCGCCGAGACGCGCGCGGGCGCGGTGTCCGAGGCGGCGCGTCCGGACGGCGGCGAGGTGGTGCTCGAGGCCGAGGGCGTCTCCGGCGTGAAGCGGCCGAAGCGCGCGTCGCTGACGCTGCGCCGGGGGGAGATCCTTGGCATCGCCGGCCTCGTCGGCTCGGGGAGGACGGAGCTCCTCCGCATCCTGGCGGGGCTCGATCCCAGGCGCGGCGGGACGGTCGCGCTGCGCGCTCCTCGCGGGATCGGCCTGCTGAGCGAGGATCGCGGCGGGGAAGGGCTGATGCTCGGCCGCTCGCTCGCCGAGAACGTCTGGCTCTCGCCGCGCGCTCCGCGCTTCGCCCGGCCGAGGTCGCTCCTCACGGAGGGGGCGCGCTGGATCGAGAGGCTCGCGATCCGCGCAGGAGGGCCGGAGCAGCGCGTCGGCGAGCTCTCGGGCGGCAACCAGCAGAAGGTCCAGATCGCGCGGCTGCTCCGCGAGGACGTCGACGTGCTGCTCGTCGACGAGCCGACGCGCGGCATCGACGTGGCGAGCAAGGCGCAGGTGCTCGCGCTGCTCCGCGAGCTCGCGCGCGCCGGCAAGGCGATCGTGCTCGTGTCGAGCCAGCTCGACGAGCTCGTCACGACCTGCGATCGCATCGCGGTCCTCCGCCGGGGGACCCTCGACCCGCCGCGGCCCGCGTCGTCGTGGACCGAGGCGTCGCTCCTCCTGGAGGCATCCTCGTGA
- a CDS encoding ABC transporter substrate-binding protein, giving the protein MSVHVVVCAFAIAVLAACSKTSSSATTSTDAGLGATGGARLRIAVVPKGTTHEFWKSVHAGAVKASRELDVDVVWKGPLREDDLKAQVDVVSSFVAQGVSGIVLAPLDATALRAPVRAAAQAKIPVVVFDSDLASDDHVSFVATDNEAAGRLAGEHLGKAIGENGNVVVLRYQEGSASTQHREKGFLDAVRAMPGVTVASENQYGGATTESAFHKSESLLLAQRAAEGAVAGVFTPNESTTFGMLQALRKTNVARKVKFVGFDASEKLLGALREGDIEALVVQNPFNMGYVAIKTMVAHLHGEKVEARIDTGSRVVTRQDLDDPAVQAIVRPDLARWLGE; this is encoded by the coding sequence ATGAGCGTCCATGTCGTCGTGTGCGCGTTCGCGATTGCCGTCCTCGCCGCGTGCTCCAAGACGTCGTCATCGGCGACGACGTCGACGGATGCAGGCCTGGGCGCGACCGGCGGCGCGCGCCTCCGCATCGCCGTCGTGCCGAAGGGGACGACACACGAGTTCTGGAAGAGCGTTCACGCAGGCGCGGTGAAGGCCTCGCGTGAGCTCGACGTCGACGTCGTGTGGAAGGGGCCGCTCCGGGAGGACGACCTCAAGGCGCAGGTCGATGTCGTCTCGAGCTTCGTCGCGCAGGGCGTGTCCGGCATCGTGCTCGCGCCGCTCGACGCCACGGCGCTGAGGGCGCCGGTGCGGGCGGCGGCGCAGGCGAAGATCCCGGTGGTCGTGTTCGACTCCGATCTCGCCAGCGACGATCACGTGAGCTTCGTCGCCACCGACAACGAGGCGGCCGGCAGGCTCGCCGGAGAGCACCTCGGCAAGGCGATCGGCGAGAACGGCAACGTCGTCGTGCTCCGTTACCAGGAGGGCTCTGCGAGCACGCAGCACCGCGAGAAGGGGTTCCTCGACGCGGTGCGCGCGATGCCCGGCGTCACGGTCGCGAGCGAGAACCAGTATGGCGGTGCGACCACGGAGTCGGCGTTCCACAAGAGCGAGAGCCTGCTGCTCGCGCAGAGGGCGGCGGAAGGGGCCGTCGCCGGGGTGTTCACGCCGAACGAGTCGACGACCTTCGGGATGCTGCAGGCGCTCCGCAAGACGAACGTCGCGAGGAAGGTGAAGTTCGTCGGCTTCGACGCGTCGGAGAAGCTCCTCGGCGCGCTGCGCGAGGGCGACATCGAGGCGCTCGTCGTGCAGAACCCGTTCAACATGGGGTACGTCGCGATCAAGACGATGGTGGCGCACCTCCACGGAGAGAAGGTCGAGGCGCGCATCGACACGGGCTCGCGCGTCGTCACGAGGCAGGACCTCGACGATCCGGCGGTGCAGGCAATCGTGAGACCCGACCTCGCCAGGTGGCTCGGGGAGTGA
- a CDS encoding ABC transporter permease has protein sequence MKKRPPWVGPLVALLLVYALFAALTPDTFLRSQNLLTMARQTVVVGICAVGMTLVIATGGIDLSTGSLVAFTTVVLAKLLRAGVPALPAALVAAAAAGLVGALVGTLVGRARMVPFVVTLGTMSALRGAAKGLASEQKIDADPRGLDALLSADLAAPGLWVTAALAILVFAVLLFTRFGRHVFAVGSNEAAARLCGIDTGRVKIAVYTLSSLLAGVAGVMEFATLTVGDPTDSIGLELEVIAAVVIGGAPLSGGEGSVAGSVIGALLITVIRTGGVHLGLPSWVQEIATGAIIVVAVAVDRVRRARGARAAAG, from the coding sequence GTGAAGAAGCGTCCGCCGTGGGTGGGCCCGCTCGTCGCGCTGCTGCTCGTCTACGCGCTCTTCGCGGCGCTGACGCCCGACACGTTCCTGCGCAGCCAGAACCTGCTCACGATGGCGCGGCAGACGGTGGTGGTCGGCATCTGCGCCGTCGGCATGACGCTCGTCATCGCGACCGGCGGGATCGACCTCTCCACCGGCTCGCTCGTCGCGTTCACGACGGTCGTCCTCGCGAAGCTCCTGCGCGCGGGGGTGCCGGCGCTCCCGGCGGCGCTCGTCGCCGCGGCGGCGGCGGGCCTCGTGGGCGCCTTGGTCGGGACGCTCGTGGGGCGGGCGCGGATGGTGCCCTTCGTCGTGACGCTGGGCACGATGAGCGCGCTGCGCGGCGCCGCGAAGGGGCTCGCGTCCGAGCAGAAGATCGACGCGGATCCGCGCGGGCTCGACGCGCTGCTGTCGGCCGACCTCGCCGCGCCGGGGCTGTGGGTGACGGCGGCGCTGGCGATCCTGGTCTTCGCCGTGCTCCTGTTCACGCGCTTCGGGCGGCACGTGTTCGCGGTCGGCAGCAACGAGGCCGCGGCGCGCCTGTGCGGCATCGACACGGGGCGCGTGAAGATCGCTGTGTACACGCTGTCGAGCCTCCTCGCCGGCGTCGCGGGGGTGATGGAGTTCGCGACGCTGACGGTGGGCGACCCGACCGACTCGATCGGCCTGGAGCTCGAGGTCATCGCGGCGGTGGTCATCGGCGGCGCGCCGCTCTCGGGCGGCGAGGGGAGCGTCGCGGGGAGCGTGATCGGGGCGCTGCTCATCACGGTCATCCGGACCGGCGGCGTCCACCTCGGGTTGCCGAGCTGGGTGCAGGAGATCGCGACGGGCGCGATCATCGTGGTCGCCGTCGCCGTCGACCGGGTGCGGCGCGCGCGCGGGGCACGCGCTGCCGCGGGCTGA